Proteins encoded together in one Lachnospiraceae bacterium JLR.KK008 window:
- a CDS encoding ABC transporter permease, whose translation MRQLWEYVKIALMNIKSNKGRSILTMLGIIIGISSVIMLISIGNGIKGKINQELESMAGGQVYLYVNSNTSEGDYIRFTEDDFELIREKVPHVIGVSPSWSWWGATVTSRRGEYMAVLQGGNEYQEYSSQEPFVYGSYFTKSDCDASRDVCVITEYGARQLFGTTNVVGVTIELTLYNVTRELTIVGVRKDSESTMLNMLNGEQIYIDVPLQMFSNFGFYLGDFDSMIVYGESSAYSSEMAKDAVRLLEAKYNIRGENLIQIQDFNDNMDQIGSILNYITLFVSFVAAISLLVGGIGVMNIMLVSVTERTREIGIRKALGARTSSIMLQFLSESAIITLVGGVIGISIGIGGAMAVCGAIGFQADVDVGIILSATLFSSCVGLFFGIYPARKAAKLSPIEALRFMS comes from the coding sequence ATGCGGCAGTTGTGGGAGTATGTAAAAATTGCATTGATGAACATCAAGAGCAACAAAGGACGTTCAATTCTGACGATGCTCGGTATCATCATTGGGATCTCTTCGGTCATAATGCTGATCTCGATCGGAAACGGCATTAAAGGTAAGATCAATCAGGAATTGGAGAGTATGGCAGGCGGGCAGGTTTACCTGTATGTCAACAGCAATACGAGTGAGGGAGATTATATCCGCTTTACGGAGGACGACTTTGAGCTGATCCGGGAGAAAGTCCCTCATGTCATCGGGGTGTCGCCGTCCTGGAGCTGGTGGGGCGCCACGGTTACGAGCAGAAGAGGAGAATATATGGCAGTCTTGCAGGGCGGAAACGAATATCAGGAATATTCGTCTCAGGAGCCTTTTGTGTATGGCAGTTATTTTACGAAGAGTGACTGCGATGCCAGCCGGGATGTCTGCGTGATCACAGAATATGGGGCGAGGCAGCTCTTCGGTACGACAAATGTCGTTGGCGTGACGATTGAGCTGACTTTATATAATGTGACGAGAGAGCTGACGATCGTCGGTGTGAGGAAAGACAGTGAATCGACAATGCTCAATATGCTGAATGGAGAGCAGATCTACATCGATGTTCCCCTGCAGATGTTTTCAAATTTCGGATTTTATCTCGGAGACTTTGATTCCATGATTGTCTATGGGGAATCTTCGGCGTACTCTTCTGAAATGGCAAAAGATGCCGTGCGTCTGCTGGAAGCAAAATATAATATACGCGGTGAAAACCTGATCCAGATTCAGGATTTCAATGATAATATGGATCAGATTGGCAGTATTTTGAATTATATTACCTTGTTTGTGTCATTTGTAGCGGCGATCTCGCTTCTTGTCGGAGGCATCGGCGTCATGAACATTATGCTCGTCTCTGTCACAGAGCGTACGCGGGAGATTGGCATCCGCAAAGCGCTGGGAGCGAGGACGTCTTCGATTATGTTGCAGTTTCTTTCGGAGTCGGCGATTATCACGCTCGTGGGCGGCGTCATCGGGATTTCGATCGGTATTGGCGGAGCGATGGCAGTGTGCGGGGCGATCGGCTTTCAGGCGGATGTCGATGTCGGCATTATCCTCTCGGCAACGCTGTTTTCCTCCTGTGTAGGTCTGTTTTTCGGAATCTACCCGGCGCGGAAGGCGGCGAAACTCAGCCCGATTGAAGCGCTGCGGTTTATGTCGTAG
- a CDS encoding YcxB family protein: MELQFQTKITANILYDYMLHHTYNSPSGMIGSGIGGTLVVLFFNSGNYLHLIAGVVLLLYLPCSLFLKSRRQMLSTPAFREPICYRLCEEGIEVSQGEQCLLQKWEEMYRAVSTKTSIILYSTKTNAWVFPRRDLGEQMPKVIEMISTHMPPGKVRIRW, from the coding sequence ATGGAACTGCAATTTCAGACAAAAATTACGGCTAACATTTTATATGATTATATGCTGCATCACACGTATAACAGTCCTTCGGGCATGATTGGCAGTGGTATCGGCGGAACGCTTGTCGTTCTGTTTTTCAATTCCGGGAATTATCTGCATCTGATCGCGGGCGTTGTGTTGCTGCTGTATCTTCCGTGCAGTCTGTTTCTGAAATCGCGCAGGCAGATGCTCAGCACGCCCGCTTTCAGGGAGCCGATCTGTTATCGTCTGTGTGAAGAGGGGATCGAAGTGTCGCAGGGAGAACAGTGTCTGCTGCAGAAATGGGAAGAAATGTACCGGGCTGTGTCTACAAAGACGAGTATTATCCTGTACAGTACGAAGACGAACGCATGGGTCTTTCCGCGCAGGGATCTGGGCGAGCAGATGCCAAAGGTCATAGAGATGATCTCTACCCATATGCCGCCCGGGAAAGTGAGAATACGGTGGTAG
- the tsaE gene encoding tRNA (adenosine(37)-N6)-threonylcarbamoyltransferase complex ATPase subunit type 1 TsaE, protein MRYETRNAQETFALGMRIGESAKPGQVYTLTGDLAAGKTVFTQGVARGLGITEPVNSPTFTIMQSYESGRLPLYHFDVYRIGDVEEMEEIGYEECFFGGGVCLVEWAELVSEILPETCIRIRIEKDPAQGCDYRTITIENGMDRE, encoded by the coding sequence ATGAGATATGAGACAAGAAATGCGCAGGAGACGTTTGCGCTGGGGATGCGGATTGGAGAGTCTGCGAAGCCGGGACAGGTTTACACATTGACAGGCGACCTGGCGGCCGGTAAGACAGTATTCACCCAGGGGGTGGCGAGGGGGCTTGGCATTACGGAGCCGGTAAACAGCCCTACGTTTACGATTATGCAGTCATATGAAAGCGGCCGGCTGCCCCTTTATCATTTTGACGTATATCGCATCGGGGATGTGGAAGAGATGGAAGAGATCGGCTATGAAGAGTGCTTCTTTGGCGGCGGTGTCTGTCTGGTTGAATGGGCGGAACTGGTCAGCGAGATCTTACCGGAGACCTGTATCCGGATCCGCATTGAAAAAGATCCGGCGCAGGGCTGCGATTACAGAACGATCACGATTGAGAATGGGATGGATAGAGAATGA
- the tsaB gene encoding tRNA (adenosine(37)-N6)-threonylcarbamoyltransferase complex dimerization subunit type 1 TsaB gives MKVLALDSSGLTASVAVVEDDVVTAEYSVHYKKTHSQTLVPMMDAVARMTELDLKTIDAIAVAAGPGSFTGLRIGSATAKGLGLALEKPIIPVPTVDGLAYQMYGTELLICPMMDARRDQVYTGLYEFVRTGEGSPAGYALHSIKEQCAVPVEEIADCCNVLGRETVFLGDGVSVYAGKLAALLNVPYSFAPAHRRLQSAAAVGVYASVLYRQGVWESAREHRPEYLRLSQAERERLEKERQR, from the coding sequence ATGAAAGTATTGGCATTGGACAGCTCCGGTCTGACGGCCTCTGTGGCGGTTGTGGAAGATGATGTCGTGACGGCGGAATACAGTGTACATTATAAAAAGACACATTCCCAGACGCTGGTGCCGATGATGGACGCTGTCGCACGGATGACAGAATTGGATCTGAAAACAATCGACGCCATTGCGGTTGCGGCGGGGCCGGGGTCTTTTACCGGACTGCGGATTGGGAGTGCTACGGCGAAAGGACTTGGGCTGGCGCTTGAAAAGCCGATCATTCCTGTGCCGACGGTGGACGGCCTGGCATACCAGATGTATGGGACGGAGCTGTTGATCTGCCCGATGATGGATGCGAGAAGAGACCAGGTGTACACCGGTCTGTATGAATTTGTGAGAACAGGAGAGGGCAGTCCTGCGGGCTATGCGCTTCACAGTATCAAAGAGCAATGTGCGGTACCGGTCGAGGAGATCGCCGACTGCTGCAATGTGCTTGGCCGTGAGACAGTTTTTTTAGGGGACGGCGTGTCTGTGTATGCCGGGAAGCTGGCGGCGCTTTTGAACGTTCCCTATTCGTTTGCGCCGGCGCACAGACGGCTGCAGAGCGCTGCCGCGGTCGGCGTCTATGCGTCCGTTCTGTACAGGCAGGGCGTGTGGGAGTCTGCCAGAGAGCACAGACCGGAATACTTGCGGCTGTCCCAGGCAGAGCGTGAGCGGCTGGAAAAAGAGAGGCAGCGATGA
- the rimI gene encoding ribosomal protein S18-alanine N-acetyltransferase produces MEAGDLDQVSANEAACFSMPWSRQAFCDLLNKKEAIYLVAEVDGRIVGHCGVIEIAGEGEIMNVAIHPGYRNRKIGKAMLTRLLEEGERAGITAFTLEVRAGNLPAVHLYEQAGFLTEGVRPGFYEKPKEDALIMWKR; encoded by the coding sequence ATGGAGGCAGGTGATCTGGATCAGGTCAGTGCCAATGAGGCGGCTTGCTTTTCCATGCCATGGTCGAGACAGGCATTTTGTGATCTGCTGAACAAAAAAGAGGCCATTTATCTGGTGGCGGAGGTTGACGGACGGATCGTGGGGCACTGCGGTGTGATTGAGATCGCCGGGGAGGGGGAAATCATGAATGTGGCAATCCATCCAGGCTACAGAAACCGGAAGATCGGGAAAGCGATGCTGACAAGGCTGTTAGAGGAAGGGGAACGGGCAGGCATTACTGCATTTACGCTGGAGGTAAGAGCCGGTAATCTCCCCGCCGTGCATCTGTATGAGCAGGCAGGATTTCTGACAGAAGGCGTCAGACCGGGGTTTTATGAGAAACCAAAAGAGGACGCGCTCATCATGTGGAAAAGATAG
- a CDS encoding ribonuclease Z produces the protein MLDICLLGTGGMMPLPYRWLTSLMVRYNGMSVLIDCGEGTQIALKEKGWSPKPIDVICFTHFHADHVSGLPGMLLTMGNAERTEPLLLIGPKGLTKVVNSLRIIAPELPFPIECREIEGTQESFSIGGMTIEAFKVNHNVLCYGYSVSIARIGRFQLEKAQALGIEKKYWNRLQKGETIETENGVYTPDMVLGTPRKGLKVTYTTDTRPTESIVSHAAGSDLFICEGMYGEPEKKAKAREYKHMTFYEAAEMARRAQVKELWLTHFSPSLVRAEVYMPEVRKIFPASFAGKDGKTAELVFEEE, from the coding sequence ATGCTGGATATATGTTTGCTTGGAACAGGGGGAATGATGCCGCTGCCGTACAGATGGCTGACCTCTCTGATGGTAAGATACAATGGAATGAGTGTGCTCATCGACTGTGGTGAGGGAACGCAGATCGCGCTGAAAGAAAAGGGATGGAGTCCCAAACCGATTGATGTGATCTGTTTCACTCATTTTCATGCCGATCATGTGAGCGGACTGCCAGGGATGCTGTTGACGATGGGAAATGCGGAGCGGACAGAGCCGCTGCTGCTGATCGGACCCAAAGGGCTGACTAAAGTTGTGAATTCGCTGCGGATCATCGCGCCGGAACTTCCATTTCCGATCGAATGCCGGGAGATCGAAGGGACACAGGAGAGCTTCTCCATCGGTGGGATGACGATCGAGGCTTTCAAAGTGAATCACAATGTGCTGTGTTATGGGTACAGTGTCAGCATTGCGCGGATTGGCCGGTTTCAGCTTGAGAAGGCGCAGGCCCTTGGCATAGAAAAGAAATATTGGAATCGTCTGCAAAAGGGCGAGACAATCGAGACGGAAAACGGAGTCTATACACCGGACATGGTTTTAGGAACACCGCGGAAAGGGCTGAAAGTCACATATACGACGGACACCAGGCCGACGGAGAGTATTGTCAGTCATGCGGCGGGCTCGGATCTGTTTATCTGTGAAGGGATGTATGGAGAGCCGGAGAAAAAGGCCAAGGCGAGAGAGTATAAGCATATGACTTTTTACGAGGCGGCGGAGATGGCCAGAAGGGCACAGGTGAAAGAGCTTTGGCTGACGCATTTCAGCCCGTCTCTTGTGAGAGCGGAAGTCTATATGCCGGAAGTGAGAAAAATATTTCCGGCGTCCTTTGCCGGAAAAGACGGAAAGACGGCGGAGCTTGTATTTGAAGAAGAGTAG
- a CDS encoding DUF6715 family protein, with amino-acid sequence MKRRNGIRGMIIFLILIFMLVGYYFYLSNRTKTSGEEEEETTKVQEVLLRDLTKNYPASPKEVLKYYSELTQCLYNEDYSEEELLQLADKAMELYDEELASYQSELTYIESVRADVAAMKADDIQVSSYKTSSSTDVDYFTKDGRECARLFCTFTMRKGTSLASIEEVFIMRKDEAGHWKIYGWQETDAGMQGTGKVE; translated from the coding sequence ATGAAACGTCGTAACGGAATCAGAGGCATGATAATATTTCTCATTCTGATCTTCATGTTGGTCGGCTATTATTTTTATCTCTCCAACCGGACGAAGACTTCCGGGGAGGAAGAGGAAGAGACGACAAAAGTGCAGGAAGTGCTTTTGCGTGATCTGACGAAAAACTATCCGGCGTCTCCCAAAGAAGTATTGAAATATTACAGTGAGCTGACGCAGTGCCTTTACAATGAAGACTATTCTGAGGAAGAGCTTTTGCAGCTTGCCGATAAAGCGATGGAGCTGTATGATGAGGAATTGGCTTCGTACCAGTCGGAGCTGACTTATATAGAGTCCGTAAGAGCAGATGTCGCTGCTATGAAGGCGGATGATATTCAGGTGTCCAGCTATAAGACTTCTTCCAGTACGGATGTGGATTATTTTACAAAAGACGGAAGAGAATGTGCACGTCTGTTCTGCACGTTCACGATGCGCAAGGGTACCAGTCTTGCTTCCATAGAAGAAGTGTTTATCATGCGCAAAGACGAGGCTGGTCATTGGAAGATTTATGGCTGGCAGGAAACGGACGCCGGGATGCAGGGGACAGGGAAGGTTGAGTAG
- the tsaD gene encoding tRNA (adenosine(37)-N6)-threonylcarbamoyltransferase complex transferase subunit TsaD gives MELTKQEKAGRTPEEILILAIESSCDETAAAVVRNGREALSNVIFSQIELHKLYGGVVPEIASRKHIEKINQTIQEALTQANKSLHEMTAVAVTYGPGLVGPLLVGVSAAKAISFATGKPLIGVHHIEGHISANYIENTELEPPFLCLVVSGGHTHLVIVREYGVYEIIGRTRDDAAGEAFDKVARAIGLGYPGGPKIDRLAREGNPDAIHFPRARVEEAVYDFSFSGLKSAVLNYLNSCEMKGEAVNRADVAASFQRAVIDVLVGHAMEATEQYGFQKFAIAGGVASNSSLRHAFAEECQKRNIAFYYPSPILCTDNAAMIGSAAYYEYRRGIRSGLDLNAVPNLKLGER, from the coding sequence ATGGAGCTGACAAAACAGGAGAAAGCGGGGCGGACACCGGAGGAGATCCTGATTCTGGCGATTGAGAGCTCCTGCGATGAGACGGCGGCGGCAGTTGTGAGAAATGGCCGGGAAGCGCTGTCTAATGTGATTTTTTCCCAGATAGAGCTGCATAAACTTTATGGGGGCGTTGTGCCGGAGATCGCGTCCAGAAAACATATCGAGAAGATCAATCAGACAATTCAGGAGGCGCTGACGCAGGCCAATAAAAGTCTGCATGAGATGACGGCGGTTGCAGTGACTTACGGGCCGGGATTGGTAGGCCCTTTGCTTGTCGGCGTCTCAGCCGCCAAGGCGATCAGCTTCGCAACGGGCAAGCCGCTCATTGGCGTGCACCATATCGAAGGACATATCAGCGCCAATTATATTGAAAATACAGAATTGGAACCACCTTTTCTCTGTCTGGTTGTGTCAGGTGGACACACACATCTCGTTATAGTCAGAGAATACGGTGTCTATGAGATCATTGGCAGGACGAGAGACGATGCGGCCGGAGAAGCATTTGATAAGGTGGCGAGAGCCATCGGGCTCGGTTATCCGGGAGGGCCGAAGATCGACCGGTTAGCGAGAGAGGGAAATCCGGATGCCATTCATTTTCCACGCGCCAGAGTGGAAGAAGCGGTCTATGATTTTAGTTTCAGCGGCCTGAAATCGGCTGTATTGAATTATCTCAATTCCTGTGAGATGAAAGGGGAGGCGGTCAATCGTGCGGATGTGGCGGCTTCTTTTCAGCGCGCCGTCATCGATGTGCTCGTGGGACATGCCATGGAAGCTACAGAGCAATACGGGTTTCAAAAGTTCGCAATCGCAGGCGGCGTAGCTTCCAACTCTTCGCTTCGACATGCCTTTGCGGAGGAATGCCAGAAACGAAACATAGCTTTTTACTATCCGTCACCGATACTCTGTACCGACAATGCGGCGATGATCGGGTCGGCGGCCTATTATGAATATCGGAGAGGGATCAGGAGCGGGCTTGATCTGAATGCGGTTCCCAATCTGAAGTTGGGAGAACGATGA
- the ispD gene encoding 2-C-methyl-D-erythritol 4-phosphate cytidylyltransferase yields the protein MAKTAAIVLAAGQGSRMKSDIHKQYLLLAEKPVLYYSLKVFEDSFVDEVILMTGAGEVSYCRKEIVEKYGFHKVSHIAEGGRERYHSVFGGLQLLQNCEYVFIHDSVRPFLTEEILERAYEAVRRDQACVVGMPVKDTIKTADADGYAADTPRRDLLWTVQTPQVFSLPLIKNAYAAFMEQEEELLAQGVRITDDAMIVERFTDTRIRLVEGSYENIKITTPEDMIVAEALRKRS from the coding sequence ATGGCGAAAACAGCGGCGATCGTGCTGGCGGCCGGCCAAGGCAGCCGCATGAAGAGTGATATTCACAAGCAGTATCTTTTACTGGCAGAGAAACCGGTGCTCTATTATTCTTTGAAAGTATTTGAAGACAGCTTTGTCGATGAAGTGATTCTGATGACCGGAGCCGGAGAGGTTTCCTATTGCCGGAAAGAGATCGTGGAGAAATACGGATTCCATAAGGTGAGTCATATTGCAGAGGGCGGCCGGGAACGGTATCACTCTGTTTTTGGTGGATTACAGTTATTGCAGAATTGCGAATATGTGTTTATTCATGACAGTGTAAGGCCTTTTCTCACAGAGGAGATATTGGAACGGGCTTATGAGGCAGTGCGCAGAGATCAGGCCTGTGTCGTCGGGATGCCGGTGAAAGATACGATCAAGACTGCGGATGCAGACGGCTATGCGGCCGATACCCCAAGGCGCGATTTGCTGTGGACCGTTCAGACACCACAAGTCTTTTCCCTGCCATTAATAAAGAACGCTTACGCTGCTTTTATGGAACAGGAAGAAGAACTTCTGGCGCAGGGGGTGAGGATCACGGATGATGCCATGATCGTCGAGCGGTTTACGGATACCCGCATCCGGCTTGTCGAAGGATCCTATGAGAATATTAAGATCACGACGCCCGAGGATATGATCGTAGCGGAAGCACTGAGAAAGCGCAGCTAA
- a CDS encoding MATE family efflux transporter — protein MNKDLTVGKAETVLWKFCLPLFGSILFQQLYNIADSLVAGKFIGEQALAAVGNSYEITLIFIAFAFGCNMGCSVIASQLFGAGKYVRLKTAVSTTCIFSAMLCAVLMTFGIFACGPLLHLIRTPDELLADSMLYLDIYVYGLPFVFFYNIATGIFSALGDSKTPFYFLAVSSTSNVVIDILFVKTFSMGVAGVAWATFLCQGVSCILAVLTVWIRLKKIEVAEKPPLFDRRILRNIMVIAIPSILQQSFISVGNIMIQSVINGFGASVMAGYSAAVKLNNLVITSFTTIGNGISNFSAQNLGAQKYERIQAGFRAGLKMMWCLCVPFCALYILAGNWLLLLFMEQSSAAALMTGRQFLWILSPFYFAVSAKLVADGILRGVSAMKQFMTATFIDLFLRVVLAFLFSGMTGSAAGIWCAWPVGWTIAMTCSIIFFRKEYKKMAQH, from the coding sequence ATGAACAAAGACCTGACCGTCGGAAAGGCGGAAACCGTATTATGGAAGTTTTGTCTTCCACTATTTGGCAGTATCCTTTTCCAGCAGTTATATAATATTGCAGACAGTCTGGTCGCCGGTAAATTCATCGGCGAACAGGCACTGGCCGCGGTGGGAAACAGTTATGAAATCACCCTGATCTTTATCGCCTTTGCTTTTGGCTGTAACATGGGTTGTTCCGTCATCGCTTCCCAGTTATTCGGAGCCGGAAAATATGTCAGGCTGAAAACAGCCGTGTCGACTACCTGTATTTTCAGCGCCATGCTCTGCGCCGTCCTGATGACGTTCGGCATTTTCGCCTGTGGCCCTCTTCTGCACCTGATCCGGACACCGGACGAACTGCTTGCAGATTCCATGCTCTATCTGGACATTTATGTCTATGGACTGCCATTTGTATTCTTTTATAATATCGCCACTGGCATTTTCTCCGCACTGGGTGATTCAAAAACGCCTTTCTATTTTCTGGCCGTCTCCTCCACCTCAAACGTCGTCATCGACATTCTGTTTGTTAAGACCTTTTCCATGGGTGTGGCCGGCGTCGCCTGGGCAACCTTCCTCTGTCAGGGAGTCAGTTGTATTCTGGCCGTCCTCACCGTATGGATAAGGCTGAAGAAAATAGAAGTAGCGGAAAAACCGCCCTTATTTGACCGCAGAATACTGAGAAATATTATGGTGATCGCCATTCCCAGCATTTTACAGCAGAGCTTTATTTCTGTGGGAAATATCATGATCCAGAGCGTAATCAACGGATTTGGCGCCTCCGTGATGGCCGGTTATTCTGCCGCAGTGAAACTGAATAATCTCGTCATCACCTCTTTCACAACGATCGGCAACGGCATCTCCAACTTTTCCGCACAAAATCTTGGCGCCCAAAAATATGAGCGCATCCAGGCCGGATTCCGGGCCGGTCTGAAAATGATGTGGTGTCTTTGTGTTCCATTCTGCGCTCTTTATATTCTGGCAGGTAACTGGCTATTACTTCTGTTTATGGAACAAAGCTCCGCTGCGGCACTGATGACAGGAAGACAGTTTTTATGGATCTTATCTCCCTTTTATTTCGCGGTTTCGGCAAAATTAGTGGCAGATGGCATTCTGCGCGGCGTCAGCGCCATGAAGCAGTTCATGACAGCCACTTTCATTGACCTGTTCCTGCGTGTCGTTCTGGCCTTTCTCTTTTCCGGCATGACCGGATCGGCAGCCGGAATCTGGTGTGCATGGCCGGTCGGTTGGACGATTGCCATGACATGTTCTATCATATTTTTTCGGAAAGAATATAAAAAAATGGCGCAGCATTAG
- a CDS encoding LysR family transcriptional regulator, whose protein sequence is MDINFEYYKIFYYVAKYRNITKAATAMGSNQPNVTRIMKLLESQLNCRLFVREARGVSLTPEGERLYSHVEIAYRHLWNAQEELFSREGPGCGTIEIGTTETALYLFLLEALHGFKTKYPAIRIKIHNHTTPETVRHLASGRLDLALITTPFEAQGTVLCETVSDFQEILAGGLQYEQLCKTPLKLKDIRKYPLIGLGRGSATYEFYRNFFIEHKIDVEPDMEVATSGLMLPLIEHNLGIGFVPEKLALPFLGEKKLVHIHIDCAVPQRSIQIASDQGRERSLAAETFYQYLKTISEKRTTDAGL, encoded by the coding sequence ATGGATATAAATTTTGAATATTATAAAATCTTTTATTATGTGGCAAAATACAGAAATATTACGAAAGCAGCCACGGCGATGGGAAGCAACCAGCCGAACGTCACACGGATTATGAAATTATTGGAATCCCAGTTAAACTGCCGGCTGTTTGTCCGGGAAGCAAGGGGAGTCAGCCTGACGCCGGAGGGAGAACGGCTCTATTCTCATGTAGAAATTGCGTACAGGCATCTGTGGAATGCGCAGGAAGAATTATTCAGCAGAGAAGGACCCGGATGCGGTACGATAGAGATCGGGACGACGGAAACGGCGCTTTACCTCTTTTTGCTGGAGGCTCTGCACGGATTTAAGACAAAATATCCCGCGATCAGGATAAAGATTCATAATCATACGACGCCGGAGACGGTCAGACATCTGGCCAGCGGCAGGCTGGATCTGGCGCTGATCACGACACCCTTTGAAGCGCAGGGAACGGTCCTGTGCGAAACGGTATCTGACTTTCAGGAAATACTGGCAGGGGGCCTGCAATATGAGCAGCTGTGTAAGACACCGCTGAAACTAAAAGACATCAGAAAATATCCCTTGATCGGACTGGGCAGAGGGAGCGCTACCTATGAATTTTACAGAAATTTCTTCATTGAGCATAAGATCGATGTGGAGCCTGATATGGAAGTGGCAACCTCCGGACTTATGCTGCCGCTTATCGAACACAATCTTGGAATCGGTTTCGTGCCGGAGAAACTGGCATTGCCTTTTCTGGGAGAAAAGAAGCTGGTACACATTCATATCGACTGTGCGGTCCCACAGCGTTCCATACAGATTGCCTCTGATCAGGGGCGGGAAAGAAGCCTTGCAGCGGAGACTTTTTATCAATATCTAAAAACAATATCTGAAAAACGGACGACGGATGCAGGCTTATAA
- a CDS encoding AIPR family protein: protein MDIAKQIIDQRINKILESNREIFTDNDNERNRSKAFLVLGVAAYLDIDLTEAVQYLTDGGNDGGFDAAYIVEAQDSQLNVVLFQSKYSRKLDKDSNFPANAVEKAVNTIKCVFDPSTHIELNVQSRKKVEEIRSFILDGAIPYVTFVMLNNGLAWNQEGQNHINNAFAGQCQVRFEHFSHIDIMRYINREQVINTQISLSGKAIQENFNYKRVLLGRVSVMEVYKLMEEFGDSLLEKNIRRYLGKNVINDGITETLLDTDKRQNFFFFNNGATMICKKFSFNALQEQNWMVKADDLQIINGGQTCKTIHQTVKENTNLDFSQTYLLVRLYEVEDTENPGIIQDIIYATNSQNPVDFRDLKSNDECQGILEIGAHDLGYVYKRKRDNALNINVIPSTVAAEAVFAVWRECPHLAKYRRNEFFDKYYSLIFDNLNAAQMVIAVLIFRYCDNNRKKESELDGIKEHRLYSQYFMAYMIGKQILKGLGITLQKITHINFYEIKNYFDQNKELMYSRAEQAMADILKDYFNNESLSEIDGRTMAAAFRRFDIIERYLKNEIWWEANME from the coding sequence ATGGATATAGCAAAACAAATCATTGATCAAAGAATAAATAAGATATTAGAAAGTAATCGGGAAATTTTTACTGACAATGATAATGAGAGAAACCGCTCCAAAGCATTTTTGGTGTTAGGAGTTGCTGCATATTTAGACATTGATTTGACGGAGGCAGTACAGTATCTGACTGATGGGGGAAATGATGGGGGATTTGACGCAGCATATATTGTGGAGGCACAGGATTCACAATTAAATGTAGTATTGTTCCAATCAAAGTATTCAAGAAAACTGGATAAAGACAGTAATTTTCCAGCTAATGCAGTTGAAAAAGCTGTGAATACTATAAAATGTGTGTTTGATCCTTCTACGCATATTGAATTAAATGTACAGAGTAGAAAAAAAGTAGAAGAGATTCGATCTTTTATATTAGATGGTGCAATTCCATATGTGACATTTGTGATGCTTAATAATGGTCTGGCTTGGAATCAAGAAGGTCAGAATCATATTAATAATGCTTTTGCAGGTCAGTGTCAAGTTCGATTTGAGCATTTTTCCCATATTGATATTATGCGGTATATTAACAGGGAACAAGTAATTAATACACAAATCTCTTTGAGTGGAAAGGCTATTCAGGAAAACTTTAATTATAAACGAGTACTCCTTGGACGTGTTTCCGTAATGGAAGTATACAAATTGATGGAAGAATTTGGGGATAGTCTGCTGGAAAAAAATATCCGTCGCTATTTAGGAAAAAATGTAATTAATGATGGAATCACAGAAACTCTATTGGATACAGATAAACGTCAGAATTTTTTCTTTTTCAATAACGGGGCAACAATGATTTGTAAAAAATTTAGTTTTAATGCATTGCAGGAACAGAATTGGATGGTTAAAGCGGATGATTTACAAATCATAAACGGTGGACAAACATGTAAAACGATACATCAGACTGTAAAAGAAAATACCAATCTGGATTTTTCACAGACATATTTGTTAGTACGTCTTTATGAAGTTGAAGACACTGAAAATCCGGGTATCATTCAGGATATTATTTATGCGACAAATAGCCAGAATCCGGTGGACTTTAGAGATTTAAAATCAAATGATGAATGTCAAGGGATTTTGGAAATCGGCGCACATGATTTGGGATATGTCTATAAACGAAAGAGAGATAATGCCTTAAATATAAATGTTATACCATCGACAGTCGCGGCTGAGGCTGTTTTCGCAGTATGGCGTGAATGTCCGCATTTGGCAAAATATAGACGTAATGAATTTTTTGATAAATACTACTCATTGATTTTTGATAACTTGAATGCTGCTCAGATGGTGATTGCGGTACTTATATTTCGTTATTGTGATAATAATAGAAAGAAAGAGAGTGAACTGGACGGAATTAAGGAGCATCGATTGTATAGTCAATATTTTATGGCATATATGATAGGTAAGCAAATTTTAAAAGGGTTGGGTATTACATTACAAAAAATCACCCATATTAATTTTTATGAAATAAAGAATTATTTTGATCAAAACAAAGAATTGATGTATAGTAGGGCAGAACAGGCAATGGCGGATATCCTGAAAGACTACTTTAACAATGAAAGTCTGTCGGAGATAGATGGACGAACGATGGCGGCAGCATTTAGGAGATTTGATATCATAGAACGTTATCTAAAAAATGAAATATGGTGGGAAGCAAATATGGAATAA